The following coding sequences are from one Arcobacter nitrofigilis DSM 7299 window:
- a CDS encoding carbon-nitrogen hydrolase family protein, producing the protein MSKLRIVGVQIRCDGSKKEMLIKARKYVEEAIEANKNIDIVALPETFYQAQAHPVDGEILGEEPNGEYETFFKELAREFNVNIVAGSYLVKGEEKLKNKCLVINRQGEVVGDYSKIHLFDSFGMKESEVMEYGDHIGVFELDCAKIGVIICYDIRFPELTRNLASKGIDMLFIPAAFYLPRLDQWELLVKSTSIQSVSPVCAINQFGKTQEPWIGFFGRSMLVDSYGCIVAGASDKETYFFGEVDLDYAKQMRESNPCLSHRRAKFY; encoded by the coding sequence ATGAGTAAACTTAGAATTGTTGGTGTCCAAATAAGATGTGATGGTAGTAAAAAGGAAATGCTTATAAAAGCAAGAAAATATGTAGAAGAAGCAATTGAAGCAAATAAAAATATTGATATTGTTGCTTTACCTGAAACTTTTTATCAAGCTCAAGCACATCCTGTAGATGGAGAAATATTAGGTGAAGAACCAAATGGTGAATATGAGACTTTTTTTAAAGAATTAGCACGTGAATTTAATGTAAATATTGTTGCCGGGTCATATTTAGTTAAAGGAGAAGAGAAGTTAAAGAATAAATGCCTTGTTATTAATAGACAAGGAGAAGTTGTAGGAGATTATTCAAAAATTCATTTATTTGATTCTTTTGGAATGAAAGAATCAGAAGTAATGGAATATGGAGATCATATTGGAGTATTTGAACTTGATTGTGCAAAGATTGGTGTGATTATTTGTTATGACATAAGATTTCCTGAGTTAACTAGAAATCTTGCAAGTAAAGGCATTGATATGCTTTTTATACCTGCCGCATTTTATTTACCAAGACTTGACCAATGGGAGTTATTAGTAAAATCTACTTCAATACAAAGTGTAAGCCCTGTCTGTGCTATTAATCAGTTTGGTAAAACTCAAGAACCTTGGATTGGATTTTTTGGAAGAAGTATGTTGGTTGATTCTTATGGATGTATTGTTGCAGGTGCATCTGATAAGGAGACCTATTTTTTCGGTGAGGTTGATTTGGATTATGCAAAACAAATGAGAGAGTCTAATCCTTGTTTATCTCACAGAAGAGCAAAATTTTATTAG
- a CDS encoding RraA family protein, producing MVLSKELVERYLKTDPAQIGHYINSGYMSPKIGPVFQDCKMVGPAYTIRVAVNDSAIVYYAMKKAPKGSVIVIDRLGDEVYACAGEIVARSAKALGMAGVVIDGPSTDVQAMREIGLPVFSTGLSPVTTTLLGLTGEYDIPVQCGGTIVNPGDIIFGDDNGVIVIPPEKAEELLLKAEEADRKEEKLRAIFEEGKYVDYCTNIDALVETDHRPYFKELK from the coding sequence ATGGTATTAAGTAAAGAATTAGTAGAAAGATATTTAAAAACGGATCCTGCTCAAATAGGACACTATATTAATAGTGGTTATATGAGTCCTAAAATAGGACCAGTTTTTCAAGATTGTAAAATGGTAGGACCTGCTTATACAATAAGAGTTGCAGTTAATGATTCTGCAATAGTCTATTATGCTATGAAAAAAGCGCCAAAAGGTTCTGTAATAGTTATTGATAGATTAGGTGATGAAGTTTATGCTTGTGCAGGTGAAATTGTTGCTCGTTCAGCAAAAGCATTGGGAATGGCTGGTGTTGTAATTGATGGTCCATCAACAGATGTTCAAGCAATGAGAGAGATAGGTCTTCCTGTATTTTCTACTGGACTATCTCCTGTTACTACAACTTTACTTGGACTTACTGGTGAATATGATATTCCTGTTCAATGTGGAGGTACAATTGTAAACCCTGGTGATATTATTTTTGGAGATGATAATGGTGTTATCGTTATTCCTCCTGAAAAAGCTGAAGAACTTTTATTAAAAGCTGAAGAAGCTGATAGAAAAGAAGAAAAATTAAGAGCAATTTTCGAAGAGGGTAAATATGTTGATTATTGTACAAATATTGATGCTCTTGTAGAGACTGATCATAGACCATACTTTAAAGAATTAAAATGA
- a CDS encoding putative hydro-lyase — protein MKTKEFRQLISKGEFAKPTAGYCTGFVQANMLVIPKKYADSFEEFGKLNHKAIPILEVIRDSYYTKILADNANLLKELPSYNIFEDGKYVRSVKNIEEYYSKDLVFFLVGCSFTFETSLINSGILLRHVEEKKNVAMYDTNIKLNKVGIFEGNMVVSMRPIKKDRVSEACVITSHFPNMHGGPIQVGYPEMIGIEDITKPDYGDSIEIKEDEIPVFWPCGVTPENVLKNVKLPFAITHSPGHMFISDRKDSEYYV, from the coding sequence ATGAAAACAAAAGAGTTTAGACAACTAATTTCTAAAGGTGAATTTGCTAAACCCACTGCAGGATACTGCACTGGGTTTGTTCAAGCAAATATGTTAGTAATTCCTAAAAAATATGCTGATTCTTTTGAAGAGTTTGGAAAATTAAATCATAAAGCAATCCCTATTTTAGAAGTAATTAGAGATTCATATTATACTAAGATTTTGGCTGACAATGCCAATTTATTAAAGGAACTACCTTCTTATAATATTTTTGAAGATGGTAAATATGTAAGAAGTGTAAAAAATATAGAAGAATACTATTCAAAAGATTTAGTATTTTTTCTAGTTGGATGTAGTTTTACTTTTGAAACTTCACTTATAAATTCTGGTATTTTATTAAGACATGTTGAAGAGAAAAAAAATGTTGCTATGTATGATACAAATATTAAGTTAAATAAAGTTGGTATTTTTGAAGGGAATATGGTAGTTTCTATGCGACCTATAAAAAAGGATAGAGTATCAGAAGCTTGTGTTATCACAAGTCATTTTCCAAATATGCATGGTGGACCAATCCAAGTTGGTTATCCTGAGATGATAGGAATAGAAGATATTACTAAACCTGATTACGGTGATTCTATTGAAATAAAAGAGGATGAGATACCTGTTTTTTGGCCTTGTGGTGTTACCCCTGAAAACGTATTAAAAAATGTAAAATTACCTTTTGCAATAACACACTCTCCTGGTCATATGTTTATTAGTGATAGAAAAGATAGTGAATATTATGTATAA
- a CDS encoding response regulator transcription factor: MERLENKLETYSVLIVEDDDFIREKLVTILSFYFKEVFQSDNVIDGYELYLENKPDLIITDIEMKDENGIELIKKIRLIDMGIPIIVISAYSKEEYLLNLINLKISHYILKPVTNKKLYEAITVAIFNENHTMFEIYPSLYLDIENSNLYYNKETIPLRKKDKHFLELLYKNKDKITTYDMIQEYIWVDKDMTQNALKTFIKELRKKLPVQIIENIIQEGYRLIKN; this comes from the coding sequence ATGGAAAGATTAGAAAATAAACTTGAAACATATTCTGTTTTAATAGTGGAAGATGATGATTTTATAAGAGAAAAATTAGTAACTATTTTAAGCTTTTATTTCAAAGAAGTTTTTCAAAGTGATAATGTAATTGATGGTTATGAGCTTTATTTAGAAAATAAACCTGATTTAATTATTACAGATATTGAAATGAAAGATGAAAATGGAATAGAATTAATTAAAAAAATCCGTTTAATTGATATGGGAATTCCTATTATTGTCATAAGTGCTTACTCAAAAGAAGAATATTTATTAAACTTAATCAATTTAAAAATTTCTCATTATATATTAAAACCAGTAACTAACAAAAAACTTTATGAAGCAATAACAGTCGCAATATTTAATGAAAATCACACTATGTTTGAAATATATCCAAGTTTATATTTAGATATTGAAAATAGTAATTTATATTATAATAAAGAGACTATTCCACTTAGAAAAAAAGATAAGCACTTTTTGGAACTTTTATATAAGAATAAAGATAAAATCACCACTTATGATATGATTCAAGAGTATATTTGGGTGGATAAAGATATGACTCAAAATGCATTAAAAACATTTATTAAAGAGTTAAGGAAAAAACTTCCTGTACAAATTATTGAAAATATTATACAAGAAGGTTATAGATTAATCAAAAACTAA
- a CDS encoding sensor histidine kinase yields the protein MFNEKNIPTLIILTPIFSIILLVSILLYYLVNNQQNNFKKESAQLEKEYISKQKEILKKETNGVISYIKYQKNLLIENTKKSIHIQMSTFAKNIEDNTISYKNYYNYIKQSATSNTDFIIFDIKNKNLIKNPDVFFNFDNINELKKILKNKKEAYLIEDGINLYLFKYLKNKNLILVLKKDIFYLLDDLKYNIARWVEFVRYGNNNYFWVYTNTNILIAHGKRKKDVGKDETNRKDPKNNLYVQNLIRLATKHHDGDFLEFFDTEKNGKVSKKIAFVKLYSQWNWVIGSGIFLDEIHNVILNKKKDLEKKTNHYIQTAIVIAFLLIIFISILSLMISQEINKTFQQYKYKVRRKELKLKNHNKNLHITVNKALAEAKEKDRAMLHQSRHARMGEMLSMISHQWRQPLNQLSGILMEIETKIMFKKADNKFILSSSEDATNIIEYMSNTIEDFKNFFKPEKDKEEFLISSACENAISLVKESLNNQGIKLYYKVINDKKIKGYPREYSQVILNLLLNAKDALIMNKRFNSCIYLIVNTYNNRSIVAVKDNAGGIKLDNIEKIFEPYFSTKTVQGTGLGLYMSKMIIEKNMDGKLTVRNTNEGALFRIVV from the coding sequence TTGTTTAATGAAAAAAATATTCCAACCCTTATAATATTAACTCCAATTTTTTCAATAATATTGTTAGTTAGTATACTATTATATTATTTAGTTAATAATCAACAAAATAACTTTAAAAAAGAGAGTGCCCAACTAGAAAAAGAGTATATTTCAAAACAAAAAGAGATATTAAAAAAAGAGACTAATGGAGTAATTAGCTATATAAAATATCAAAAAAATCTACTCATAGAAAATACAAAAAAAAGTATACATATTCAAATGAGTACTTTTGCTAAAAATATTGAAGATAATACTATCTCTTATAAAAATTATTACAATTATATAAAACAAAGTGCAACTTCAAATACTGATTTTATTATCTTTGATATAAAAAACAAAAATCTTATAAAAAATCCCGATGTATTTTTTAATTTTGATAATATAAATGAATTAAAAAAAATCTTAAAAAATAAAAAAGAAGCCTATTTAATTGAAGATGGAATAAATTTATATTTATTTAAATATTTGAAAAATAAAAACTTAATATTAGTGTTAAAAAAAGATATATTTTACCTTTTAGATGATTTAAAATATAATATAGCAAGATGGGTAGAATTTGTAAGATATGGGAACAATAATTACTTTTGGGTTTATACAAATACAAATATTCTAATAGCCCATGGAAAAAGAAAAAAAGATGTAGGAAAGGATGAAACCAATAGAAAAGATCCTAAAAACAATCTGTATGTACAAAACTTAATTCGCTTAGCAACAAAGCATCATGATGGAGATTTTTTAGAATTCTTTGATACTGAAAAAAATGGTAAAGTATCTAAAAAAATTGCTTTTGTAAAACTTTATAGCCAATGGAATTGGGTCATTGGTTCTGGAATCTTTTTAGATGAAATTCACAATGTAATTTTGAATAAGAAAAAAGATTTAGAAAAGAAAACAAATCATTATATACAAACAGCAATAGTAATTGCATTTTTATTAATCATATTTATCTCTATCTTATCACTTATGATTTCCCAAGAGATAAATAAAACATTTCAACAATATAAATATAAAGTAAGAAGAAAAGAGTTAAAACTAAAAAATCACAACAAAAATCTTCACATTACAGTAAATAAAGCCTTAGCTGAAGCAAAAGAAAAAGATAGAGCAATGCTTCATCAATCAAGACACGCAAGAATGGGAGAAATGTTAAGTATGATTTCTCATCAATGGAGACAACCACTTAATCAACTAAGTGGTATATTAATGGAAATAGAAACAAAAATTATGTTCAAAAAAGCTGATAATAAATTTATCTTATCTTCCAGTGAAGATGCCACAAATATTATTGAATATATGTCAAATACTATTGAAGATTTTAAAAACTTTTTTAAACCTGAAAAAGATAAAGAAGAATTTTTAATATCTAGTGCTTGTGAAAACGCAATATCTTTGGTCAAAGAATCTTTAAATAATCAAGGAATTAAACTATACTATAAAGTAATTAATGATAAAAAAATCAAGGGTTATCCAAGAGAGTATTCACAAGTTATATTAAATCTTTTATTAAATGCGAAAGATGCCTTAATTATGAATAAGAGGTTTAATTCTTGTATATACTTAATAGTTAATACATACAATAATAGATCAATAGTTGCTGTAAAAGATAATGCAGGTGGAATAAAATTAGATAATATAGAAAAAATCTTTGAACCTTATTTCTCAACTAAAACAGTACAAGGGACAGGATTAGGTTTATATATGTCAAAAATGATAATAGAAAAAAACATGGATGGAAAACTAACAGTTAGAAACACCAATGAAGGTGCACTTTTTAGAATAGTTGTATAA
- a CDS encoding 5-oxoprolinase subunit PxpA: MSIKLNCDMGESFGIWKMGLDEEIMPYIDMANLACGFHASDALTMNKSVALAKKYNVTVGAHPGYQDLVGFGRRSIPCTDEEISSIVLYQIGALSVFCKVHDTYVSYVKPHGGLYHDMMNKENVFRAILSAISSYDKSINLMILSSPKNEEYAKIAKGYNITLLYEVFADRNYNDDGSLVSRSEDNAVIHDEKEVISRVKNLKEKGTLNSISGKELALKVDALCVHGDTKNALEFIKILRKEISA, encoded by the coding sequence ATGAGTATAAAACTAAATTGTGATATGGGTGAGAGTTTTGGTATTTGGAAGATGGGATTAGATGAAGAGATTATGCCATATATCGATATGGCAAATCTTGCTTGTGGATTTCATGCAAGTGATGCTCTTACTATGAATAAATCAGTTGCTTTAGCTAAAAAATACAATGTAACAGTTGGTGCACATCCTGGCTATCAAGATTTAGTTGGATTTGGTAGAAGAAGTATACCTTGTACTGATGAAGAGATAAGCTCAATCGTTTTATATCAAATTGGGGCATTAAGTGTTTTTTGTAAAGTACATGATACTTATGTCTCTTATGTAAAACCTCATGGTGGATTGTATCATGATATGATGAATAAAGAGAATGTATTTAGAGCAATTTTAAGTGCTATTTCTTCTTATGATAAGAGTATAAATCTGATGATATTATCAAGTCCAAAAAATGAAGAGTATGCGAAAATCGCAAAGGGTTATAATATCACTTTATTATATGAAGTATTTGCAGATAGAAATTACAATGATGATGGAAGTTTAGTCTCAAGAAGTGAAGATAATGCTGTGATTCATGATGAAAAAGAAGTTATATCAAGAGTTAAAAATCTAAAAGAAAAAGGTACTTTAAATAGTATTAGTGGGAAAGAGTTAGCTTTAAAAGTTGATGCTCTTTGTGTACATGGTGATACTAAAAATGCCTTGGAGTTTATAAAAATACTTAGAAAGGAAATATCTGCATGA
- the pxpB gene encoding 5-oxoprolinase subunit PxpB: MIFKVASVDSLVIYFGNEISKEIAQDVQKAYLSLRSLNIEGLIEIIPSYTTIYISYDIFKYDYLSLVELLKQSINLEYEDNSSKNIINIDVYYGQEVGLDLSDMSTKTKLPIEKIIEIHSQKLYDVYAIGFAPGFGFLASVDKQIAVPRLSSPRKSVPKGSVAIADRQTAVYPQSSPGGWNIIGRTAMELFDKSLEKLSPLSVGDKVKFNAISKEEFLAQGGII; this comes from the coding sequence ATGATATTTAAAGTAGCTTCTGTTGATTCATTAGTTATATATTTTGGAAATGAAATAAGTAAAGAAATAGCACAAGATGTACAAAAAGCATATCTATCTTTGAGAAGTTTAAATATAGAAGGGCTAATAGAGATTATTCCTTCATATACTACTATTTACATAAGTTACGATATTTTCAAATATGATTATTTATCTTTAGTGGAATTATTAAAACAAAGTATAAACTTAGAGTATGAAGATAATAGTTCTAAAAATATTATAAATATAGATGTATATTATGGGCAAGAAGTTGGTTTAGATTTAAGTGATATGAGTACCAAAACAAAACTCCCAATAGAAAAGATTATAGAAATACATTCACAAAAACTTTATGATGTATATGCCATAGGTTTTGCTCCTGGTTTTGGATTTTTAGCTAGTGTGGATAAACAAATAGCAGTTCCAAGATTATCAAGCCCAAGAAAAAGTGTACCTAAAGGCTCAGTAGCTATTGCAGATAGACAAACAGCAGTTTATCCTCAAAGTTCACCTGGTGGGTGGAATATTATAGGACGAACAGCAATGGAGTTATTTGATAAGAGTTTAGAAAAACTTTCACCTTTGAGTGTTGGAGATAAGGTTAAATTCAATGCAATTAGTAAAGAAGAGTTTTTAGCTCAAGGTGGAATTATATGA
- a CDS encoding 5-oxoprolinase subunit C family protein: protein MSLEIINKPILATIQDMGRFSYSNIGVSNSGVMDEYAYLYVNKILGNDFGTNALEISFSNVQFKVNASTQIALTGAKCEFFINNVLMDTWETHNIKKGDILKVGRIIEGTRVYLAVSGGFDIKKEFGSNSTTIKEKLGGIDGDKLKKGDILPFKSSQPTYKKRLHQEYIPKYSDELILRVILCSQEDNFSQEEKDKFFSNSYTITNDFNRMGCKLNGEVIKSDINGIISEGIAFGAIQIPSDGQPIILLKERQTIGGYPKIGTVFSLDCFNLAQAKPNSKIRFTPISIEEAQEKLRAFYHYFR from the coding sequence ATGAGTTTAGAAATAATAAATAAACCAATCCTTGCAACAATTCAAGATATGGGAAGATTCTCTTATTCGAATATTGGAGTTTCAAATTCAGGGGTTATGGATGAGTATGCTTATTTATATGTAAATAAAATCCTTGGAAATGACTTTGGTACAAATGCCCTAGAAATATCTTTTTCAAATGTTCAGTTTAAAGTAAATGCTTCAACACAAATCGCACTTACAGGTGCGAAATGTGAGTTTTTTATAAATAATGTTTTAATGGATACTTGGGAAACACACAATATAAAAAAAGGTGATATATTAAAAGTTGGAAGAATAATAGAGGGTACGAGAGTATATTTAGCAGTAAGTGGTGGATTTGATATAAAAAAAGAGTTTGGAAGTAATAGTACAACTATAAAAGAGAAACTTGGTGGGATAGATGGTGATAAATTAAAAAAAGGGGATATCTTACCTTTTAAAAGTTCACAACCCACATACAAAAAAAGACTACATCAAGAATATATTCCAAAGTATAGTGATGAATTGATTCTAAGAGTAATTCTTTGTTCCCAAGAAGATAATTTTTCCCAAGAAGAGAAAGATAAATTCTTTTCAAACTCTTATACTATAACAAATGATTTTAATAGAATGGGCTGTAAATTAAATGGTGAAGTAATAAAATCAGATATCAATGGAATCATTTCCGAGGGTATTGCCTTTGGAGCTATTCAAATACCAAGTGATGGACAACCAATTATTTTATTAAAAGAGAGACAGACAATTGGCGGATATCCAAAGATTGGAACTGTTTTTAGCCTAGATTGTTTTAATTTAGCCCAAGCAAAACCAAATAGCAAAATAAGATTTACTCCCATAAGTATAGAAGAGGCACAAGAGAAGTTAAGAGCTTTTTATCACTATTTTAGATAG
- a CDS encoding DedA family protein: protein MEDIINQWGYLALFLYSFGGGFVGLVVASVLAYSGDLNIYVCIIVAASSNFLGDQFLFYMARTNKNYAKDIMKKHGRKVALAHLWMRKYGSPVVFLQKYVYGIKTLIPLAMGLTKYSFKKFTIFNFFATILWSVVVGYISYKLGEVVLTYADDYKYYGVAIILAIVLTVTYYLKKI from the coding sequence TTGGAAGATATAATTAATCAATGGGGTTACTTAGCTCTATTCTTATACTCATTTGGTGGTGGTTTTGTTGGACTTGTGGTTGCAAGTGTTTTAGCTTATTCTGGAGATTTAAATATATATGTATGTATCATAGTTGCAGCTAGTTCAAACTTCTTAGGGGATCAGTTTCTCTTTTATATGGCAAGAACAAATAAAAACTATGCAAAAGATATAATGAAAAAGCATGGGAGAAAAGTTGCACTTGCCCATTTGTGGATGAGAAAATATGGTTCACCCGTTGTATTTTTACAAAAGTATGTATATGGAATAAAAACTTTGATTCCATTAGCTATGGGACTTACAAAATACTCATTTAAAAAATTTACTATATTTAACTTCTTTGCTACAATTCTTTGGTCAGTAGTAGTTGGATATATCAGTTATAAACTAGGCGAAGTTGTTTTAACTTATGCAGATGATTATAAGTATTATGGAGTAGCAATAATCTTAGCTATTGTACTTACTGTTACTTACTACTTAAAGAAGATATAA
- the dbpA gene encoding ATP-dependent RNA helicase DbpA, with protein MLAITTLNIDEKLKENLISLGYETLTKIQEESLPLILEGKDVIAKAKTGSGKTAAFGIGLLNKLDVKKFKTQCLVLCPTRELADQVAVELRRIARYKHNIKILTLCGGVPSSRQTHSLTHGAHVIVGTPGRVLFHLREQNLNPESIDTLVLDEADRMLDMGFLEDIEKVISFIPKQRQTLLFSATYDENIKELSKGILVDPIFKSVDTVHTESTIREEFIKTSRKDSVLLKLFSTYKPSSVIIFCNTKIKCDELDTYLYDMGYDPLVLHSDFEQKTRDEIITLFSNKSYPILIATDVASRGLDIDDVEMVINYDMANDTNVYTHRIGRTARAGKSGVALTLYNDYDEDKVEELQVNKELVYVDEESLIDEVYKLTAEFRTIYISGGKKLKLRPADILGCLIQDNGLEKDDIGKIKILPMCSYVAIKVDAYEKKIKGQESLKIKGKFFRIFDR; from the coding sequence ATGCTAGCAATAACTACACTAAACATAGATGAAAAACTAAAAGAGAACTTGATATCTTTAGGTTATGAAACTCTAACTAAAATACAAGAAGAGTCTTTACCTTTAATATTAGAAGGAAAAGATGTCATAGCAAAAGCAAAAACAGGAAGTGGAAAAACTGCTGCTTTTGGAATAGGGCTATTAAATAAATTAGATGTAAAGAAGTTCAAAACACAATGTTTAGTTTTATGTCCTACAAGGGAACTTGCTGACCAAGTTGCAGTTGAACTTAGAAGAATAGCTAGATATAAACACAATATCAAAATATTAACTTTATGTGGTGGCGTTCCCTCAAGCAGACAAACACATTCACTAACCCATGGAGCACATGTAATAGTTGGAACTCCTGGACGAGTACTGTTTCACCTAAGAGAGCAAAACCTAAATCCAGAATCAATTGATACCCTTGTATTAGATGAAGCAGATAGAATGCTTGATATGGGATTTTTAGAAGACATAGAAAAGGTAATAAGCTTTATACCAAAACAGCGACAAACATTACTATTCTCTGCAACCTATGATGAAAATATAAAAGAGCTTTCAAAAGGTATCTTAGTAGATCCTATTTTTAAAAGTGTAGATACAGTTCATACAGAAAGCACCATAAGAGAAGAGTTTATAAAAACTTCAAGAAAAGATAGTGTTTTATTAAAACTATTCTCAACTTATAAACCAAGCTCAGTAATTATATTTTGTAATACAAAAATCAAATGTGATGAACTAGATACCTACCTTTATGATATGGGATATGACCCCTTAGTTTTACACTCTGATTTTGAACAAAAAACAAGAGATGAAATTATTACACTTTTTTCAAATAAGTCATACCCAATACTAATTGCAACAGATGTAGCAAGTAGGGGACTTGATATTGATGATGTTGAGATGGTTATAAATTATGATATGGCAAATGATACAAATGTATATACACATAGAATAGGAAGAACTGCAAGAGCTGGGAAAAGTGGAGTTGCTTTGACTTTATATAATGATTATGATGAAGATAAAGTTGAGGAACTGCAAGTAAATAAAGAGCTAGTTTATGTTGATGAAGAGAGTTTGATTGATGAGGTATATAAATTAACAGCAGAATTTAGAACTATTTATATAAGTGGTGGGAAAAAATTAAAACTAAGACCTGCTGATATTTTAGGGTGTTTGATTCAAGATAATGGCTTAGAAAAAGATGATATAGGTAAGATAAAAATACTTCCTATGTGCTCTTATGTGGCAATAAAAGTTGATGCTTATGAGAAAAAAATCAAAGGACAAGAGTCTTTAAAAATCAAAGGTAAATTTTTTAGAATATTTGATAGATAG
- a CDS encoding GGDEF domain-containing protein yields MNNLIVSGIKRFLEANCFNQNIYEYLDFYDKLRDIKEVKLIYEELQIWLEKTFYVKSLKIVIDSLDEKDKEIAFQNSSDEVYENSSMIKKYKIFMNKSLAINFYLVCENKKHLKEITSNDEILNAFFYMVAPFITSVSYQELVQKLTFKDPLTSVYNRKFLVEHLNKLLPLAKRENKNISFLMIGIDHFKAVIDEFDYDVGDNVLISLSEILRNNIRESDIVVRLEADEFLVTLVGLTSQNDAKLVAQKLIDVFAKSEVKVSPSGYTLKKTICVGITHYDNQTNSVDYILRNADISLYEAKNLGRSKIKEFFPDKVECVDLF; encoded by the coding sequence ATGAATAATTTGATTGTAAGTGGAATAAAAAGATTTTTGGAAGCTAATTGTTTTAATCAAAATATTTATGAATATCTTGATTTTTATGACAAGTTAAGAGATATAAAAGAAGTTAAGCTTATATATGAAGAGTTACAAATATGGCTTGAAAAAACTTTTTATGTAAAATCATTAAAAATTGTAATTGATTCTTTAGATGAAAAAGATAAAGAGATTGCTTTTCAAAACTCTAGTGATGAAGTTTATGAAAATAGCTCAATGATTAAAAAATACAAAATTTTTATGAATAAAAGTTTAGCGATTAATTTTTATTTAGTTTGTGAAAATAAAAAACATCTAAAAGAAATTACATCAAATGATGAAATATTAAATGCCTTTTTTTATATGGTAGCACCTTTTATAACAAGTGTTTCCTATCAAGAATTAGTACAAAAACTCACCTTCAAAGACCCCTTAACAAGTGTTTATAATAGAAAGTTTTTAGTTGAACACTTAAATAAACTTTTACCTTTGGCAAAAAGAGAAAATAAAAATATCTCATTTTTAATGATAGGAATTGATCACTTTAAAGCAGTTATTGATGAGTTTGATTATGATGTTGGTGATAATGTTTTAATTAGTTTATCAGAAATATTAAGAAATAATATAAGGGAATCTGACATCGTTGTAAGATTAGAAGCGGATGAATTTTTGGTTACTTTAGTTGGACTAACATCACAAAATGATGCGAAACTTGTAGCTCAAAAATTAATCGATGTTTTTGCAAAAAGTGAAGTAAAAGTATCTCCCTCAGGTTATACTTTGAAAAAGACTATTTGCGTGGGTATTACCCATTATGATAATCAAACAAATTCTGTTGATTATATTTTAAGAAACGCTGATATATCGCTTTATGAAGCAAAAAATCTAGGAAGAAGTAAAATAAAAGAGTTTTTTCCAGATAAAGTTGAATGTGTAGATTTATTTTAA
- a CDS encoding peptidylprolyl isomerase: protein MAVEASARHILIDNEDICNQVKEQIISGDLDFVEAAEQYSLCPSGDQGGELGTFGKGQMVKEFEDVVFSAPVGEIQGPVQTEFGYHLIEVTSRND from the coding sequence ATGGCAGTGGAAGCTAGTGCAAGACATATCTTAATAGATAATGAAGATATTTGTAATCAAGTAAAAGAACAAATAATTAGTGGGGATTTAGATTTTGTAGAAGCTGCAGAACAATACTCATTATGTCCATCAGGAGATCAAGGTGGAGAATTAGGTACATTTGGAAAAGGTCAAATGGTAAAAGAGTTTGAAGATGTTGTATTTAGTGCTCCTGTAGGAGAAATACAAGGTCCAGTTCAAACAGAATTTGGTTACCATCTTATAGAAGTAACTTCAAGAAACGACTAA